Proteins encoded in a region of the Thermodesulfobacteriota bacterium genome:
- the hisS gene encoding histidine--tRNA ligase, with the protein MPIPGIRGFKDILPEEAKRWQHIEKMARDVFRCFGFNEIRIPILEKTELFARSIGETTDIVEKEMYTFVDRSGESLTLRPEATASILRAFIEHGLYAQDKIQKLYTIGPMFRHERPQKGRYRQFHQINAEAIGLDSPAIDAELMTMAMHILSALGVSGVELQINSLGCSHCRPQFRRDLQSFLGTRQAGLCPDCQRRAVSNPLRVLDCKVERCRAALEGMPSLSEYLCPDCKTHLHAVEEHLQLFGVPYTINPLMVRGLDYYTRTTFEITSLALGAQSAVAAGGRYDGLIKELGGPDLSGMGFAIGMERLSLLIGDLQKIGEEPILFVAAMGENACVIAARIAHRLRLAGIQAEIDYEGHSLKSQMRRAGKIGASLVLIVGDDELARNSVTMRDMKSSRQWAVDFNDDIEALVRRIGEEMGRVV; encoded by the coding sequence ATGCCCATACCGGGTATTCGTGGCTTCAAAGATATCTTGCCTGAAGAGGCGAAAAGATGGCAGCATATAGAAAAGATGGCCAGAGACGTCTTTCGCTGTTTTGGGTTTAACGAGATCCGAATTCCTATCCTGGAGAAGACAGAGCTTTTTGCACGAAGTATCGGTGAAACTACCGACATCGTGGAAAAGGAGATGTACACCTTTGTTGACCGTAGCGGCGAGAGTCTTACCTTACGGCCGGAGGCTACGGCCTCCATCCTGCGGGCCTTTATTGAGCATGGGTTATATGCCCAGGACAAGATACAAAAACTCTATACCATCGGCCCCATGTTTCGCCACGAAAGGCCGCAGAAAGGTCGTTACCGGCAGTTTCATCAGATAAATGCCGAAGCCATCGGCTTAGATAGCCCGGCCATTGATGCTGAGTTGATGACTATGGCTATGCATATCCTAAGCGCTCTGGGCGTATCCGGCGTGGAATTGCAGATAAATTCCCTGGGATGCTCTCATTGCCGGCCGCAATTCCGCCGGGATTTACAGTCTTTTCTTGGAACGAGGCAGGCCGGGCTTTGTCCTGATTGTCAGCGCCGCGCCGTATCCAATCCGCTTCGAGTCTTGGACTGTAAGGTAGAAAGATGCCGAGCGGCGCTTGAGGGCATGCCTTCTTTATCCGAGTATCTTTGTCCGGACTGTAAAACCCATCTCCATGCAGTAGAGGAACATCTCCAGTTGTTTGGTGTTCCTTACACAATAAATCCCCTTATGGTGCGTGGTCTTGATTATTACACCCGGACGACGTTTGAGATTACCAGTCTGGCCCTGGGGGCGCAGAGTGCCGTGGCCGCCGGGGGACGCTATGATGGCCTTATTAAAGAATTGGGAGGCCCCGATTTGTCCGGGATGGGCTTTGCCATAGGGATGGAGAGGTTATCTCTGTTAATAGGTGACTTGCAAAAAATAGGGGAGGAACCTATCTTATTTGTGGCGGCCATGGGTGAAAATGCCTGTGTTATTGCCGCCCGTATCGCACACAGATTAAGACTGGCCGGGATACAGGCTGAGATAGATTACGAGGGGCATAGCCTGAAGAGTCAGATGAGGCGCGCAGGCAAGATCGGCGCCTCTCTGGTTTTAATCGTGGGTGATGATGAACTGGCCAGGAACAGTGTTACTATGCGGGATATGAAATCCAGCCGGCAATGGGCGGTTGATTTTAATGATGATATCGAGGCATTGGTTCGCCGTATAGGTGAGGAAATGGGGAGGGTTGTTTAA
- a CDS encoding pyridoxal phosphate-dependent aminotransferase gives MRTDIVHVGAGELTYEIRNIVNVAEKLQTLGIKTNMENIGDPVAKGEKIPGWMKKIVSELVMEDCTYGYSPTRGLLETRQFIAEHTNKRGGAQITPDDIIFFNGLGDAIAKVYGLLNPTARIIGPAPTYSTHSSAEAAHAGARPISYQLNPGNSWYPDIEDLRNRVKYNPNVAGILLINPDNPTGVVYPVDILKEIVSIAREYNLFIICDEVYINIVYNGQKTVPIGDIIGDVPAIAMRGISKEFPWPGSRCGWIEVYNGHKDVLFERYVQSILNAKMMEVCSTTLPQKAIPRLVTHPKYPEYLNERISRYEKFSNIAYERLNGVPGVLVNRTNGAFYMSVVFEDGRLNNKQTLPIKNNDVRVHVERLVSAPGVSLDKRFVYYLLGSIGICVVPLSSFSTDLQGFRVTLLERDEREFRRIFDILAENIERYLKS, from the coding sequence GCGATCCCGTGGCCAAGGGAGAGAAAATCCCGGGTTGGATGAAGAAGATCGTATCTGAACTGGTCATGGAGGATTGCACCTACGGGTACAGCCCTACCCGTGGTCTTCTGGAGACCCGCCAGTTTATAGCGGAGCATACTAACAAACGGGGCGGAGCACAGATTACCCCGGATGACATCATCTTTTTTAATGGTCTGGGCGATGCTATTGCCAAGGTTTATGGGCTGTTAAATCCTACAGCGCGTATTATTGGCCCCGCCCCTACCTATTCCACGCATTCCTCGGCTGAGGCCGCCCATGCCGGGGCCAGACCTATTTCTTACCAGTTAAATCCCGGAAACAGTTGGTATCCGGATATTGAGGACCTGCGTAACCGTGTTAAATATAACCCGAATGTAGCAGGCATCTTGCTCATCAACCCGGACAATCCAACGGGAGTGGTTTATCCCGTAGATATTTTAAAAGAGATAGTTTCTATCGCCAGGGAGTATAATCTTTTCATTATCTGTGACGAGGTTTATATCAATATCGTTTACAATGGGCAAAAAACGGTCCCTATAGGCGATATTATAGGCGATGTTCCAGCCATAGCCATGCGTGGCATATCCAAGGAATTTCCCTGGCCGGGGTCCCGCTGTGGCTGGATAGAAGTCTATAACGGCCACAAAGACGTACTTTTTGAGAGATATGTACAGTCTATTCTGAATGCCAAGATGATGGAGGTCTGTTCGACCACCCTTCCGCAGAAGGCTATTCCGCGATTGGTAACCCACCCTAAGTACCCGGAATATCTAAATGAGCGTATCTCCAGGTATGAGAAATTTTCCAATATTGCCTATGAGCGGCTAAACGGCGTACCGGGTGTCTTAGTTAACCGAACCAACGGTGCTTTTTACATGAGTGTGGTATTTGAAGATGGCCGGTTAAATAACAAGCAGACTTTGCCTATTAAAAATAATGACGTGCGTGTCCATGTGGAGCGCTTGGTAAGTGCACCGGGTGTATCCCTGGACAAGAGATTTGTGTATTATTTGCTCGGATCAATAGGTATTTGCGTCGTGCCATTGTCTTCCTTTTCTACCGACCTCCAGGGGTTCCGGGTTACACTGTTAGAACGAGACGAAAGAGAGTTCAGAAGGATTTTTGATATACTGGCGGAAAATATTGAGCGGTATTTGAAGTCTTGA